The sequence TCTGTTTTGGTATTGATCGGAGGGTTCCTGTTGAGGTATCTGATTGTTTGGGCTGGAGTATTCCAGTATCCACACGGTCTTGCAGGCTAACAAATAACATGTCCGGCTCCACAAGGGGCTGGACTTTTCTTTTTATTTGATTAAAATTTATGATGCTTTGAGCGGATGTAGCTCAGGTGGTAGAGCGCAAGCTTCCCAAGCTTGATGTCGCGGGTTCGAGTCCCGTCATCCGCTCCATTTTAACCTTTCTTATTTCTTGACCTAAATTATTTTTTCATATATTCTTACCACTATGAAAGTAGACTTGGTTAAGAAGGCTATGGATCTTGTTTTGTATGCCCTCTCCATTCTAATACTTATTATTATTCTTTTTTACTTAATAAAGCTTATCTTTGATTTGAAGGATGTGGTTTTGGCCTTTCCGCCATCCAATAAAACTATGTCTAAAGCTGTAGAAGAGGTGCTAAATCTATTTGTTTTAATAGAATTTTTCAGGGGTACACTATCTTATTTTGACTTTGATAGAATAAAATTATCCTATATAGCCGATGCGGCCATAGTCTTTGTATTGAGAGAGGTTATGATAGCAACATTCTATCATAAATTGGACTTTAAGATGGCCATGGCATACTCTGTTGTTGTACTATCTATTATAGTATTGAGAACGTTGACAATAATCTATACACCCGATTTAAATAAACCGGTAAGGCTAAAAAAAACCAGACAGGAGAAGTAAGATGCGTTACTCGGAATCGTTTATATACACGCTAAAAGAGGATCAAAAGGAAGCTGCAATTGTTAGTCATAATTTACTTTTAAGAGGTGGTTTTATACTTAAGCTTGCAAGTGGTATATACAACTATCTTCCTCTTGGTCTTAGAGTAATTAGGAAGGTTTCGGATATTGTAAGGGAAGAGATGAATAAGGCCGGTGCTCAAGAGATACTTATGGCTGCTATTCAGCCGGCTGAGTTGTGGAAGGAATCTGGCAGATGGAATGATTACGGCAAGGAGCTTCTGCGTATAAAGGATAGAGGGGATAGGGATTTTGTTTTTGGTCCGACACATGAGGAGGTTGTTACCGACATTGTCAGGCGTTTTGTGAAAAGCTATAAGCAGATGCCTCTTAATCTGTATCAGATACAGACCAAATTCAGGGATGAGCTGCGCCCAAGATTTGGTTTGATGCGCGGCAGAGAATTCATTATGAAAGACGCATACAGCTTTGATAAGGATGAGGCAGGGATGGATGTAAGCTATGAGAAGATGAATATTGCTTATCACAATATTTTTAGGCGGTGCGGATTGGCTTTCAGAAGCGTTGAGGCTGATACCGGTTCTATAGGTGGCAAGGACTCTGAAGAATTTATGGTTTTAAGCCAAACTGGTGAGGATGAAATAGTAATTTGTGATAGCTGTGAGTATGCCTCTAATGTAGAGAGGGCTACAAGTATTGTAGAAGATGAGCCAGCCCAGGAGATAGAATTGAAAGAGGTTGCAACGCCGGGTAAGCAGACTATTAAGGATGTTTGTGAGTTCTTAGGCTCAGACCCTAAGTTTTCAGCCAAAGCTTTGGTCTATAAGAATGAAAAGGACGAGGTGTTCTGTTTCTTTGTTGAAGGTGATGATGAATTGAACTTAATTAAGGCTATGAGAGCAACGGGCAGCGTTGAACTTGAGATGGTTAGTGATGATGAGCTTAAAAAACTCGGCCTTGAAAAGGGCTACATAGGGCCTGTTAACTTTCCCAATAAGGATGTTAAGGTGCTCTGCGATGAAAGGATAAAGCATAGAAATAACCTTGTTGTTGGTGCTAATGAGCCTAATTACCACCTAATGGGTGCAAAGTTCGGCAGGGATTTTGAATGCGATACGGCCGATTTGAGGGTTGTAAAAGAAGGTGAACTATGTCCGAGATGTAAAAAAGGAACCCTGAAAAAGATTAGAGGTATAGAGGTTGGGCATATATTCAAGCTTGGCCAGAAATACTCAAAGGCTATGAATGCCACCTTTTTAGATGAAAATGGCAGAAGCGTTCCCTATTACATGGGTTGCTATGGTATAGGCATTGGAAGAACAGCTCAGGCTGCGATTGAACAGAACCACGACGAATACGGTATAATCTGGCCTATTTCCATTGCGCCGTTTGAGATAGAGATTGTCTCGCTCGATACGAGGAATAAAGAATTGGTTGAGTTCTGTGATATATTGTATGAGCAAATGAAGAAAGAGGGTTTTGATGTTTTATACGATGATAGGGACGAGCGTGCCGGTATTAAATTGAATGATATGGATTTGATTGGGATACCCATAAGGGTCATAGTGGGTAAAAAGGCTTTCGAGAAGGGAGAGGTTGAGGTTTCCTTGCGTAGAGATAGGCAGAAACAATCTGTTGAGAAAGATGAAGTATTGGAGAAGGTAAAAGAGCTTAGAGATATGCTTTATAGTGAGATTGAGGAGGGAAGAGATGGATAAGAAGCAGATAGAGAAGTTAAAAAATAAACTTGAATATAAAAACGGCAGTGGCTGGAAAGGCGAGTCATATAAGAATGAGGTTTTTGAGTTTTCTGAAAAATATAAAGAGTTTATAGGCTGTTGCAAAACAGAAAGGGAAACAGTTAGATTCGTTGGAGATGAATTTAAAAAAAGGTCAAAGAAAAGTGATTTCTTTATGGTAAACAGGGGTAAGAATGTAGCCCTTGTTAGACTTGGAGATAAATTCGGTATGAAACTGGTGGCAAGCCACATAGATACACCAAGAATAGATCTAAAACAGAATCCTTTGTTTGAGGATGTTGGTATTGCTATGTTCCATACCCACTACTACGGTGG comes from Hippea maritima DSM 10411 and encodes:
- a CDS encoding phosphate-starvation-inducible PsiE family protein; translated protein: MKVDLVKKAMDLVLYALSILILIIILFYLIKLIFDLKDVVLAFPPSNKTMSKAVEEVLNLFVLIEFFRGTLSYFDFDRIKLSYIADAAIVFVLREVMIATFYHKLDFKMAMAYSVVVLSIIVLRTLTIIYTPDLNKPVRLKKTRQEK
- a CDS encoding proline--tRNA ligase, which gives rise to MRYSESFIYTLKEDQKEAAIVSHNLLLRGGFILKLASGIYNYLPLGLRVIRKVSDIVREEMNKAGAQEILMAAIQPAELWKESGRWNDYGKELLRIKDRGDRDFVFGPTHEEVVTDIVRRFVKSYKQMPLNLYQIQTKFRDELRPRFGLMRGREFIMKDAYSFDKDEAGMDVSYEKMNIAYHNIFRRCGLAFRSVEADTGSIGGKDSEEFMVLSQTGEDEIVICDSCEYASNVERATSIVEDEPAQEIELKEVATPGKQTIKDVCEFLGSDPKFSAKALVYKNEKDEVFCFFVEGDDELNLIKAMRATGSVELEMVSDDELKKLGLEKGYIGPVNFPNKDVKVLCDERIKHRNNLVVGANEPNYHLMGAKFGRDFECDTADLRVVKEGELCPRCKKGTLKKIRGIEVGHIFKLGQKYSKAMNATFLDENGRSVPYYMGCYGIGIGRTAQAAIEQNHDEYGIIWPISIAPFEIEIVSLDTRNKELVEFCDILYEQMKKEGFDVLYDDRDERAGIKLNDMDLIGIPIRVIVGKKAFEKGEVEVSLRRDRQKQSVEKDEVLEKVKELRDMLYSEIEEGRDG